One window of Erinaceus europaeus chromosome 6, mEriEur2.1, whole genome shotgun sequence genomic DNA carries:
- the MTFP1 gene encoding mitochondrial fission process protein 1 isoform X2 — translation MSEPTGGGEPDLYRDTWVRYLGYANEVGEAFRSLVPVAAVWLSYGVSSCYVLADAVDKGRKAAQVPGPEAGRHSRMTVAVVDTLVWQALASVAIPGFTINRVCAASLYVLGTTTRWPLATRKWTTTALGLLAIPVIIHPIDRSVDFLLDASLRRLYPSQEKPSSS, via the exons ATGTCCGAGCCCACGGGGGGCGGCGAGCCCGACCTTTACCGAGACACGTGGGTGCGGTACCTGG GCTATGCCAACGAGGTGGGGGAGGCCTTCCGCTCCCTGGTGCCCGTGGCAGCCGTGTGGCTGAGCTACGGGGTGTCCAGCTGCTACGTGCTGGCCGACGCCGTTGACAAGGGCCGGAAGGCCGCCCAG GTGCCGGGCCCCGAGGCCGGCCGCCATAGCAGGATGACCGTGGCTGTGGTGGACACCCTGGTCTGGCAGGCCCTGGCCTCTGTGGCCATCCCCGGCTTCACCATCAACCGCGTGTGTGCCGCCTCGCTCTACGTCCTGGGTACCACCACTCGCTGGCCCCTGGCCACCCGCAAGTGGACCACCACAGCGCTCGGGCTGCTGGCCATCCCCGTCATCATCCACCCCATCGACAG GTCCGTGGACTTTCTCCTGGACGCCAGCCTGCGCCGGCTCTACCCCTCACAGGAGAAGCCCAGCTCCTCCTAG
- the MTFP1 gene encoding mitochondrial fission process protein 1 isoform X1: MCSCCGCLGRGAGEAVIADWVPAAPCPALPGSDFSLRYANEVGEAFRSLVPVAAVWLSYGVSSCYVLADAVDKGRKAAQVPGPEAGRHSRMTVAVVDTLVWQALASVAIPGFTINRVCAASLYVLGTTTRWPLATRKWTTTALGLLAIPVIIHPIDRSVDFLLDASLRRLYPSQEKPSSS, translated from the exons ATGTGCTCCTGCTGTGGGTGCCTCGGGCGAGGGGCGGGGGAGGCGGTCATTGCGGACTGGGTCCCAGCggctccctgccctgccctgcccgggTCAGACTTCTCTCTCC GCTATGCCAACGAGGTGGGGGAGGCCTTCCGCTCCCTGGTGCCCGTGGCAGCCGTGTGGCTGAGCTACGGGGTGTCCAGCTGCTACGTGCTGGCCGACGCCGTTGACAAGGGCCGGAAGGCCGCCCAG GTGCCGGGCCCCGAGGCCGGCCGCCATAGCAGGATGACCGTGGCTGTGGTGGACACCCTGGTCTGGCAGGCCCTGGCCTCTGTGGCCATCCCCGGCTTCACCATCAACCGCGTGTGTGCCGCCTCGCTCTACGTCCTGGGTACCACCACTCGCTGGCCCCTGGCCACCCGCAAGTGGACCACCACAGCGCTCGGGCTGCTGGCCATCCCCGTCATCATCCACCCCATCGACAG GTCCGTGGACTTTCTCCTGGACGCCAGCCTGCGCCGGCTCTACCCCTCACAGGAGAAGCCCAGCTCCTCCTAG